Genomic segment of Myxococcales bacterium:
CCAGTTGCCCGACGACCGCCAGGCGTTCCTGTCGGATCAGACGCTGCTGAGTCGCCACGAGGGCCTGGGTGCGCTCGGCTACTCGTACCTCGAGATCTTCGTTCGCGCCGCGGAGCCGCTCCTCGGCTTCTTTGAGCGCGGTGATGTCGTGGATGATTCCCACCAGATGGGTGGGCTGCCCGTCTGCGCCGAGCAGCGGAACCTTGGTCGTGGCCAGGATGTGCCGCTGGCCCGAAGCGTCGGTGATGGGCTCCTCGTCGATGGTGACCGCCGCGCCGCTGGCGAACATCTCTTCATCTTTGCTGCGGAAGAACGCGGACTCCTCGTGCGGAAAAAAATCGAAGTCGGTCTTGCCGAGCATCAGCTCGCGGTTGAAGCCGGTCATCTCGCAGAACGCGCGGTTGAGCATCACGAAGCGAAAGCTCCGGTCCTTGACGAAGATCGGATGCGCGACGGCGTCGACGATCGCCGCCAGGAACTCCCCCGACAAAGGGAACTGGCTCGACGACTCCGCTTCCCCCATGACCCGACCCTAGCTTTGATCTTGGGTGCTGTCAGTCGCCCCGGTCCGCCCAGTCCCCGGCCCCGTTGTGTCCGAGGTGGCGTCCACGGCCCCAATTTTACCCGGCAGATATTGACCCAATATTACCCGGGTAGTATGAGGGCCCATGACCTCGACTTACACGGCCTTTGCCGGGGCGCGCCGCATTGCTGCTGGGACGCTCGAGCAGGTGCTCCCGCCCCTCCGGCGACGGTTCCAGGCGGACGGCGGCAAGGCCGTGCTGGTGTTCGAGGACTCGAGCGGCGCTCAGATCGATTTCGACCTCCGCGGCACACTCGAGGAGGTGCTCGCGCGGGCGGAGCAACCGGAGGTGCGTGGGCCTGGGCGCCCCAAGCTGGGAGTCTCGAGTCGGGAGGTTTCGCTCCTGCCGCGGCACTGGGACTGGCTCGAGCAACAGCCTCAGGGGATCTCCGCGGCGCTCCGTCGTCTGGTGGACCAGGCAAGGAGCTCCGAGCCTGGCAAGGCGCGCGCTCGGCAGCTGCGCGCGGCGGTCAGCCGCTTCATGACTGCCATGGCGGGCAATCGTCCGGGCTACGAGGAGGCTCTGCGCGCGCTGTTTCGCGGCGAACAATCGGCGTTCGAGGCGATCGTGAAGAAATGGCCGAAAGATGTGCGCGCCTTCGTGCTCGACGTGTCGCGCGAGGCGGCGCGCGCGGAAGCCAGTGACCGCGCGCGCTGAGCACCTGCTAGGCTCTCGCCACCCCGGAGGTTCGTGATGCGTTCAGGTTGGGTTGTTGCGCTCTTGATCGCGATCGTCGTGGCGTGCTCCGCGAATGGCTCGAGCAACTCGTCGCCGGGTGGGGGCGCTGCAGGAGTGGGTGGTGGAGTGGGCGCAACCGGCGGCACGGGCGTCAACCTGGACTCGGGTCTCAGCGATGGTGACGAACCTCCGCCCGCGGTCGCCACGTTGATCGGCACCGTGCTCGCGCCGGAAGGCAGCATCCCGATCTCGGGAGCGCTCGTGTACCTGACGAAGATCTCACCGAAGCCCATCCCGGACGGCGTGTACTGCGACAAGTGTGTGACGCTGGATTTTCAGACCCCGTACACCTTCTCGGGCCCCGACGGTGGTTTTCACCTGGGAGTGCCCCAGACCGGCAGCTTTCAGCTCGTGGTGCAGAAGGGGCAGTTCCAGAAGGTGCGACCCATCGAGGTTACGCTGGGCAACGTGGCCGTGCCGCTCGAGTCGAGCACGTTGCCGGCCAAGACTGACTCCGCCAAGGGCGATACCATTCCGAAGATGGCGATCGTCGAGGAGGTGTGGGACGCAATCGACGTCTCCTTGGCGCGGCTTGGCCTCGGCTCGATCGGTCCGACCGGACCCTTTGGCACACTGCAGGTCGATCGCGCGACGGCGCCCTACGACTACTACGACGGCGCGCCGGGTTCGAAAGGCGGCTATGACGCCATCTTGAAGAACTGGACGACGCTGTCGCAGTATCACATCGTATTTTTGCCCTGCGCCTGGAGCAATCAGACGGACTGCAACACGAACTCTCCGGCGCTCGATCCGATCGTTCAGAAGAACCTG
This window contains:
- a CDS encoding DUF2239 family protein — its product is MTSTYTAFAGARRIAAGTLEQVLPPLRRRFQADGGKAVLVFEDSSGAQIDFDLRGTLEEVLARAEQPEVRGPGRPKLGVSSREVSLLPRHWDWLEQQPQGISAALRRLVDQARSSEPGKARARQLRAAVSRFMTAMAGNRPGYEEALRALFRGEQSAFEAIVKKWPKDVRAFVLDVSREAARAEASDRAR